In the Elusimicrobiaceae bacterium genome, GGGAGCGGCAGCAATGCCGCTAGAGGGGCGGGAGTCTCCTGAGAAAAATAAATTCCGCCCCTTTTTTGGAGTGGGAAAAATGAGATGTATCAAACTTACTTTAGAAGACGGACAAAAGGTGTATATCAATATAGAACATATACAAATGTTTTATAAATTCCCGCAAGAAAAAGTTTCTCGTATCCATTTGCTTGGGGGAAATTTAGTCCTTGTAAAAGAAGACCCTTTCAAAATAGATATGGAAATGAGTTTTGAAATGGCGGAGAAAAACGATGTGGACCACTAAAAAAGAACTGCAAACGGCTTTGAAACTTTCTTGCGTGGCCAAAGAAGAAAACGGCTACCTTCATTTTGCGCCGACCTACCAACACAATACGCATATTGTAGAAGAGGCAATGCAGGACACTGCCAATGCTGAGCAAGCGGCTCGGCGCGTGCAAAACAGTATGCGTTGGATCGGACATGGGCAGATGCGCGCTTGGTGCGCACTGTATGAAACGCACTTCTACTTTAACGACTCTTTGGAAGGGGAAATATATGTATCCTACAATGCCTTTGCCGATGCCGTGCGCGGACTGGACGGACGGGAAGTGGAACTTTTGATTGACAATGGCTCTTTGTGGCTTTTTCAGGGGCAAGACAGTATTTATCTGCGAGGTTTTCCGCTCTGCGAAGAAGTAAAGAATAAAATGCCGGTTTTTGACTTTTCGCAAGCACACAAATGTCATTTAAACGGTTATGAATTAAATGGCTTAAGCGATATCTTGGGGCAACTGGTGGCTATTGCAAACAAAGAAAATGCGCCCAATTTAATGGACAGCGTGACCATTAATAATGCCTATTCTTTGGGCAAAGAATTTTTGTTTGTCAGCACGAAAAATGCCCGTATGGCAGGTATCGGCCATCAGGAAATTTACCGTTGGGGTGGAGTGGGTATTTTGCAAATTCCTGCCAATGCGGCGCGCAAAATTGTACATGCGCAAAAACTGTTAAAACCGGCCGACGGCGAAATAAAGATTGGCGGAAAAGAAATCCTCTTTAATTATGGGAGGTGGGAAATAAGCAGTAAACTGGCCGAGCAAGAAATGATTAATCCGGATTTATTGCAAGCACCTGATGATGCTGTTTCTTTTGTCATGAATACGGCACAATTCAAAGCCCTGCTGAAAAAAGCAAAAGTGTTTAGCTGCAAAGTAGATTTTGTCTATGCGGAAGGTGCGCTGCTGGCCCATTGCGGCGGGCAGGAATGGAACCTGAAAAGCAGTGTGGAAAGCGCCCCTGCCCAAGCCCAACAAGAGCAAGAAATTGAATTTTCACTCTTAATAGATGATATTTTGCCGGTACTTTCTCATATTACCAGTACCGAAGTGAAACTGAGTTATAAGGGGCCGATATGGCCGGTGTGGCTCAGAGCCGGCCGCATGAGATACGGAGTTGTCCCCATAAGAAAGAACGAGGGGGAAGAAGATGGAAAATAAAAAAAGTTTTGTTCCCATGTACCGAGAAATTATTGCTTTGGTGGCGCGAAAATTCGGCGCGGCAGAATTGGGCGCGCTGTGTGTGCTGGCGGCCAGAGCAGATTTTGCGCAAAACTGGGCCGTAAAAGGCACATTGCGTGAGTTGGCAGGGGCATGTAATATGAGCGTAAATACGCTGAAAAACAAGGTGTTTTTACCGTTTGAACGGGCAGGACTGATAACCGTAGAAAGCCAAGATCGCGTGCAAACCCAAGTATTTTTGCGCGTGTTTGAAGAAATGGAAAAAAACGGAACTGTATCAAATTTTGATACAACGCAAAAAAATCAAACTGTATCAAATTTTGACACACAACGAGGGAGTTGGGGGGAGTTATTTCCGCAATTTATCGTAAAACCTGTATCAAACTTTGACACAGAGGCAAAAAAATTTCAAAAAACTGTATCAAATTTTGACACAGCGCAAACTGTATCAAATTTTGACACAGACACCCCCCTTCATACAACCCCCCATGTTGTAATTAATAATATTAATAATAATATAAATACTCAAACTCCCAACAAAAAAAATAATTTTTTACCCACCTTGGCAGAAGTAAAAGCCTTTTTTGCCGAAAAGAATTTTGTAGCCGATGCTGAAGACTTCTTTCACAAAAACGAAGCGCGTAATTGGATTTGGGTGGATAAAGGCGGCAAGCAACACAAAATCAAAAATTGGAAGTCCTGCGCCTATGAATGGAACAAACGCGCCAAAGCCGCCGGCAAGACGAATTGGGAAAATCCTGCCAAATTAGAAGAGCAACTTTTCAAATGGTATTACGAACAAATCTTGCCGGAACTCTTTGGCAATGAAACCGCACGCAATACGCGCTGGGTGCAAGAACGCGGCTCTTTTGCGTTTATTGCCTGTGTGGCAAAGGATTTAAAACGCGGGCAGGAAATTATCCTGCAAGCCACCGAAAGTCTGGAGCGCAGCCGTTTAACGCCCAGCATTAAAGCCGTAGCCAATATGGCACTAACTTTGGCTGAAAAAATGGGGGACTGATTATGAGCATTATCAAAAAATTGAAAGGACAAGAAACGCAACCCGCACCGGTGGTAAATCCAAATGCGTGCCAAAAAAGAAATTGTGAAGGGGTGTATGTGCCGCGCAGAATCGGCATTGTAGATGAAAAAGGAAAACGCTCTGAAATTTGCGTGCGCTTGGTATGCAGTAAATGCGGGCATACCAAACAAAAACGCGATAATACGGGGCTCAAAGAAACCATGGTATATGCGTACGGGCCGTACGGAGCAACGGACAATGTGCTTGATTTTAATGTGCCGCGCTCTTGTGTGGAAGAAGCGGTGTTTGACCGAGCGGGAGTGCCCGTTTTGGGCGCGGGTGGCGAGCAGGTGCGGCAGTATCGGCCGGAACTGAAAAAAGAGTTTGTGAGAAAACTTTTGTCCTTAGTAGATTATGAAAGCCGATGCGAACAATATTTTACTTTGGCAGAGGTGCAAGCTGCCAAATAACCCAAAAACCTCCTCCGAAACCCCTGAGAAATTTTCTTGGGGGTTTTTTGTTGCTCGGCTAAGAGCCGCAAAAAGATTTGTTGCTCTAAAATATTGTTTTAGGAGTCGCAAGTTTAATGAGGGGGAAAATGAGAGAAAAAATAGCAATAAAATAGCAATGTTTGGAAAAAAGATTTTTTTATTTAAAATAAGAAAAATATTGACAAAATTAACAAAATTTACTATGCTAACTTTATAATCTGCAAGCCCCACCCCTCTAATTAAAAAAACCTGTTGTTTAAGTCCTAAAAACTGATATACTATAGATAAGAAAAATGTGTGAGAGTAGGAAAATATGAGCACCTTTCAAAGTTTAAAACATAGTCCGATAAAAGAAACTTCTATTGGGGTTTCTTTGAAAAGACTTTTTTCAAAAAGAGAAAATTTGGATCTTTTGCAAGAGTCATTAAACAAAGATTTTCCTTTTTGTGTGCATGCCGGAAAAACTTCAGTATCATTTGACGATAAAAAAAGAACTGAGCCGAATTTCTCACATTCCGTAAATGGAATACATGTTATTGCTAAAGATCGGAAACAATTATTAATTTTGGAGCAAGAGAGTTTGCGTTTGCGCTCTAAAATTCCTTATCAAAATTTTGAAACTACTTTTCAGAACTTTTTATCTTGTTTTAAACGTGTGTCACAAAACGCTTCTGACATGATTTTGGGTGAGGATGCTATTTTAGAATATGAAAACAGATTCACTTTTCCGATTCAAGAAACGAACTCTTTATATCGCATATTGCCCTGCATTCAACTTCCTCCACAAGATTTTTCTCTTAATCAATTCACAGGAATTTACAAAACTGAAAAAACAAATGGTGTAAAAGCCTCTGTTGTTTCAGAATTGTTGGCCAATGGTTCCAATGTTGATGTACGTTTAATCATTTCTACTCAAAAAAACCAGACTGGTCTTTCGGCAGACAATTTTGACGAAACATTTTTGGAATTAAATCAAACAGCGTGCGAAATATTTTTCAATAACTTAACAGAAAAATATATAAAAATGGATGAAAATGCCCAATAATTTACTATCACTTACCCGAGGTTGCACTACAACAGAGTTACGTTGGCAGAACTCTATGCATGCAGGGCTTGTTTTTTCACTCAAAGAAAATGTATCTGATAACTTTTTTCAAAAAGACATTTGGAAATTAAAGTTAAATGATCTTTATAAAGAGTGTAGATTGAATAATTGGGATGAGGAAGAAGCAGAAGCTATTTCTTTGAAAACCTATTATTTGGCCAAATATGTTTTGGATATTCTTTTTGAGAATCATGTACACATTGAAAATATGGCCCCTGCTCCTGACGGCTCCATCGGACTGAATTGGACCACCAATATTTATTCTATCTATATCAGACTGAAAGAAACAAATATTATTTATACAAGAGTAGAAAACGCAAACCCAAACTATACGTTCATTTCTTCTTGTCAGTATTGGGATATTCTTCGTATCCTTCCAATGTTGCGCCATGATATTTATGATTGAAAATGAAGAGAATTTTGCTCGTTTTATCAAAAGACAGGACTATATTGATTATAAAAACCAAAAAGTCTTGCCACAAGCTTTTATGTTAAGGACTCTAAAGTCAGGTGAAGAAAAAGGAGTATCCGTTCTTTTGTTGAATAATTATCCTTCCGATTTGTGGAAAATTGCGGATGAGCATATCCCTCCACCCCATAATCCAGCATTAGGATATGCTAGCTTAACAAGGAGTCAAATAAAATCCTGTGAAATATCCTTAGATGTTTATAACATTCCTTCAAAAAAAATCCCTCAGCATTACGAGATTAGACCCATATTAGATTTGTTTGATAAATGCCGCATGGCAACCCAATTAGCGGCTATGTCTCATCTAGTTTTTGCAGAATAATTTTTTGGGTCTTGATTTTTTGGTTTTGATTTGTAATAATAATTGAAGCTCTCACGCAAACACTTCTGCTAAAGTGTTTGGTGGGTTTTTTATTTACAACCGCTTCCCCGAAAGGGAGAGCGGTTTTTTTATGGCTAAAATAGATGCGGCAGAAAATATACAGGCGGTGATTGAGCAGAATAAAAAAGATGCTTTAGATGCATTGCAACATCTTTATGCCAAGCCCTGCCAACAAATGGTATTGTTTGAAGAATTTGCTGCCTGCAAAGAAACGCCCAATAAACATCATAAAAACACCCTCGGATTTACCCTGCAAGACGAAAGTTATGCGCGTTTTCGCGCACTTGGATACAGCCAAGTAGAAAGTTGGCGCATGGCACACCCGCAAAGCCACGCAAGCCGTGAAACCATGTACGGCAAGGCCTGCCGCGTGGAAAAAAAGGACAAGATACAGGCAAGAATTTTGTTTTGGAAAGAGAAAATCAGCCAAGAGTGTCTGATGAGTACGACGGAATTGTTTGCCCGTATTACTGAAATTGCCAGAGAAAGGGGCAAGGAACAATTAGAAGCCTTAAAGATGATAGGCAATATACACGGCGTATTTAAAGCCGAAAAAGGCTTACCGGGTAGTAAAGATAACCCTTTAGTCGTTCAGCGGGTAGATTTTTCCGCCGTAGAAGAAGAGAATAAAGCGCCTAAAAAAATTGGATTTACGGGGGAGTGCATCACGGCCGATGTGACAGATTTCGGGGCGCAGGAAATAACGGGGGGCTAGTATGACGGGCCTTGTTCGCATTCCAAACAACTGGAATCCGCGCCCCTACCAATTGCCTGTATTGCGCTATTTTGCCAACGGGGGAAAAAGGGCTGTACTGCAATGGAGCCGCCGCTTAGGCAAAGATGATGTAAGCATGCACCATACGGCTATGGCCATGCTGAGCAAAGTGGGTACATATTGGCACATGCTCCCCGAGTATGCCCAAGCCCGAAAGGCCATTTGGGACGCGGTGGACGGGCACACCGGAAAGCGACGCATTGATTGGGTGTTTCCCAAAGAATTAAGACAAAACACCAATGAAGTGGAAATGAAAATAACCCTAAAAAATGGCTCTGTCTGGCAGGTGGTCGGCTCGGACAGGTATGATTCTTTGGTGGGAAGCGGGGTAGTGGGGGTAGTATTTAGTGAGTTTAGTTTGTGCAAGCCCGAAGCGTGGGGATATATTTCCCCGATGTTGGAAGAAAACGGCGGTTGGGCTTTGTTTAATTACACGGTGCGCGGAGAAAACCATGCCACCCAGTTGGCACGATATGCACAAAATGATCCGGAGTGGTTCTTTTCCAATGTGTTGGCCGAAGAAAGCGGTGTGTTTACCAAAGAGCAACTACAGCGCATTGAAAAAGAATTAATCGGCTTATACGGCAAAGAACAGGGGAAAGTGCTTTTTAGGCAAGAGTACTACAATGACACCGGTGCGGCACTTCCGGGCAGCATTTACGGCCTGGAAATGATGCAAGTGAAAGAAGAAGGACGCATAAAACCTTTGCAAATCAACAAAAATGCCCCTGTTTACACGTTTTGGGATTTAGGGGTAGATGACAGCACGGCTATTATATTTGCCCAATTCTACGATGGCAAGATTTGGATTGTGGATTTTTATGAAAACCGAAACGTAGGTATGCCGCATTATCTGCGCATGTTGGAGCAAAAAGCCTATGAGCGCGGTTGGGAATATGCAGTGCTGACAATTCCCCATGACGGCGAAAACAGAGAATGGACTACGGGAGCAACCCGCAGAGAAATGTTGGAGCAAGCCGGATATGAGGTAGCGGTACTGCCCAATGAACGCATTGTGGACGGCATTAATGCGGCCAGAGGGATTTTCCCAAGGTGTGTATTTGACCTAGAAAAGACAAAACGCCTGTTGGAGTGTTTGGGTCATTATAAACGCAAGTGGGATAACCTGAAGAAAACCTATAGCAAAGAGCCTCAACATGATTGGGCCAGCCATGCTTGTGATAGTTTTCGGTACTTGGCGATGGGAGCCAAACCGCAATACAACTATACTCCGGTAAAAGAAGAAAAGAAAACCGGACTGACATTTAATGATTTGATGCGAAAAAGAAAACAAAAGCGGAGTGTGTATTAATGCAAAAACTGCAAGAGAGTGATTTGGCTAAATTGATTCGGGCTGACCTGCGTTCCATTGGGGCAAAGGCCCCGCAGTATGGCGGCGGCGAGAACGTGGAAAATCTGCGCGCTTATTTGCGCCGATATTGTGAGCCTTTTTTGCGCGGACTTATCAAGGAAGGAGTTATCGCGGATTTTAAAATCGGCATCAGCACTACATTTTTTTATTACCCGAAATTGCGGGTCATTTTTAAAAATCAAAAGTATTTTGAAGTGCCGCTGTCCGGTGTTTATCCGATCAAAGCAGGGTTAATTGTTTAGGGGGCAAAATGAAAGGGGTCAAATTTTATCAAAACTTAATCTCTGACGAGAAAAAACGGCTTGAAAATTGGTTAGATGAAGCATGCGAATGTAAAAGCCTTTATAAGACCGAAAGGCGCTACAACGTGCTTTATGCCAACACCGATTTACTCCTTTCCGCCTTAGTCACTAATAACCCCAAACCTGTTATCCGCGTAAGATTTGCCAAACAAAACGCGGAAAACCCTGCCGAGCGCAATTTGGCGCGCACTTGCGGGGAAGTGGCCGAAAGAGCCGTCATTTATAACAATGACAATTTTGATTTAAGAAACGCCATTTCCGATGCCGCTTTGGAAACGCTGTTGACGGGGCGCGGTGTGTTGCGCGTGTGCTACGAGCCGACCATTGAAGCCAAAAAAGTGACAGGGCCTTTCTTCGGGCCGAGTGGCGAAACCTTGGGCGTGGTGGAAGAAGAACAGGAAGAAATCGTCGCGCAAAAAGTGACATTGCAAAGCGTTGCTTATAAAGATTTTCTTTGCTCGCCGGTATCTGATTGGTCAAAAGTTTGGTGGGTGGCTTTTAAGCACTTGATGAGCCGCGAAGAACTGGTGAAACGTTTCGGTCCGGAAGCGGAAGAAGTGCCGCTTTCTTTAAAGGAAACCCCCGGCGGAAAAAGCGCAGAAGGAAAGGAAATCAAAGAAGTGGCGGCCGTGTGGGAAGTGTGGGACAAAAATGAGAAATCCGTTTCGTTTGTGGTGGAAGGCTACCCGAAAATGCTTGCGCAGGAAGAAGACCCTTATGGGTTGGAAGGATTTTTTCCAGTGGCTCGCCCCTTGCAGTTTGTGCACGGAGAAGATATGACCCCCGTGCCGGAATACAGGCTTTACAAAAGAACGGCCGAAGAACTGACTCAAGTGGTAAAGCGAATAGACGAAAACGTAAAGAACATTCGCTCCCGCGCCTTTTATGCCGCCAAATATAAAGATGAAATGGCGAAATTGGACGAAGCCGAAGATAACACGAGTATTCCCATAGATGCCAATGTGGCTGAACTTGCCCAAAATGGCGGGATTGGCTCTTTGGTGGCTGAATTTCCGAATGCAGGCAAAAGTCAAGTCTTATCCGTGTTGGAAGCGCGCAAACAAAGTGCGCTCGCAGAGATTTATGACATCACCGGCATAGCCGACATCATGCGCGGTGTAAGCGACGCCGCCGAAACTGCCGCGGCGCAACGCATTAAAGGGCAATTCGGCTCCGTACGTTTAAGAGCAAGACAAACGGCCCTGCAATGCTTTATCCGCGATGCTTTCCGGTTGGCAGCAGAACTTGTATGTGAGCATTTTACACCCGAGATTTTGCAGCAAATTTGCGTTTTAGATTTGCCAACGGATGAGCAAAAAGCGCAATTTTCAAACGCGCAACAAATGGGGCAAATGCTGCCGCCTGCCGCTTTAGAAGCGCTAAATAAGCCGACGTGGAGCGATATTCTGCAGGTATTGCGCAAGGACCGCTTGCGCAATTACACGCTTGAAGTGGAAAGCTCCGGAACGATTTTTGACGACACTGAAGAAAACAAAGCACAACGTTTGGATTTGTTTAAGAACATTAGCGCTTTACTTTCCCAAAGTCTGCCTTTTATGCAAGGCAACCCCGAATTTATTGACGCCATTAAAGACAATGTGCTGTATGTGGTGGATGCGTTTCCGCAGAGCCGTGTGCTGAAAGAAAGTTTTGAAAATGCTTTCGCCGCGTGGGAAGCACGCATCAAACGTCCGGCTCCGGCTCAGCCTACACCCGATCAAATTATTGCGCAGGCCGAACAATTAAAGGCCCAAGCCGAGCTGATGAGCGCCCAAGCAAGACAGGCCGAAGCGCAAGCCAAAATCATCCAAGCAGGCGAAAAGCTGAACTTGGATAAAGCAAAGT is a window encoding:
- a CDS encoding TIGR04255 family protein, producing MSTFQSLKHSPIKETSIGVSLKRLFSKRENLDLLQESLNKDFPFCVHAGKTSVSFDDKKRTEPNFSHSVNGIHVIAKDRKQLLILEQESLRLRSKIPYQNFETTFQNFLSCFKRVSQNASDMILGEDAILEYENRFTFPIQETNSLYRILPCIQLPPQDFSLNQFTGIYKTEKTNGVKASVVSELLANGSNVDVRLIISTQKNQTGLSADNFDETFLELNQTACEIFFNNLTEKYIKMDENAQ